One Archangium violaceum genomic window, AGGCCCGGGTGCCGGTTCTCCAGCAGATCCAACGCATCGGGCGAGAGCTCGCCGAGGAAGCGCACCCTGCCCTCCTCCAGGAAGGGCTTCATCGCGCCGGGGATGTCGATGGACTCCGTGGAGTGCTGCGCGAGCAGCTCGCCGAGGTTCTCGAAATAGAGGACGGCATCGAGCTCCTGCGCCGCGCGCATCACGCGAAGCACGCGCTCCTGCCACTGGCCGAAGCCGGACATGCCGGCGATCAGCCGCGAGCCGCTCGTCGCGAACACCTGGCGGTGGCGGCCCGCCTTCCGTTCGGCACGGAGCCACGCGTGGAGCAACTCCGACTTGCCCACGAGCTCGGGGCCGACGAGCAGCACGCCCTGCCGCTTCTCCCCTCCGAGCAGGCCGGACAGCAGCGTGAGCTCGGTATCCCGGCCGACGAGCGGTGGCCCGTGCTTCGCCTCGTCACGGGTGTGCAAGGGGGTGGAGACGGAGAGGAGCACCTCGTTCGCCCGGTCGCGCTCGAGCTTCTCCTCCCACTTCTTCTTCGCCTGCCGGGCCTTGTCGCTCACGTCCAGACGCCGGAGCGTGAGCGGGAGGGTCTCGAGCGTCACCGATCTCGGAGGCAGCAGCCGCAGGTACTCGTGGGCGGTCGGCTCCTGCGCGGCGAGCAGCCGCTCCACGTCCGCGCGGACGGTCTCGCGGACGTCCTGCTTCGGGCCCACATAGACCGTGTGATCCAGCGCGGGAACGAAGACCCAGGTCTCCTCCGGGAGCGGGACGACGACCGCGGCCAGCTCCAGGGTGGTCGGCTTGACGAGACGCTTGGGCAGATCGGCGCGCGGCGCCAGGATCTCCAGCGTCTCGAGCCGCACCTGCGCGGGGAGGGAGAACCGGGCGAGCTCCTCGGGCTCCACCTTGGACAGATGCTCCTCGAGGAACAGCCGCTGCTCCGACAGGCAGGCCTCGAGGCTGTGTGCGTGGCTCGTCAGGGTGGGCGCGGCTACGGGAAACACCTGATAGTCACCGCTCCAGAGCTGCTGGCATAGAAGCGGCGTGGAGAAATCGAGGGTCCCGGGCGCGGCATCGGAAGGGGCCATGAGCCGCGCAGTCTATGTCCGCGCAGACCTTCCCTGATAGGTGGGGTACGCTGGTGGAAGGAGGCGTACCTCATCATGGCGCACGTGAACCCCATCCTCTTCCAGTCCGCGACCGAGCGGCGCCTGCGCGACGAGCTGCTCGCCGACAAGGACATCCAACGGGCACTGCGTCACCTGGACGAGCACCCGGCCGGGTCTGCCTCCCTCGCGAGGCGCAGACGGCTGCTGTCGGACGCGTTCCGGCTGACGCACTCGACGGCACCGGGGATCATGGGGGCGCTGGCCTCGTGCCAGGAGACGCTCGGTTACGAGGGAACAGTGGAGGTGTTCGTCCATCCGGAGCCGGGACTCCGGGTCGCGGCGGTGCATCGCCCTCCGGAGACCCCCGCCATCGTCCTCTCCGCGAGGCTGCTCGAGGTGCTGCCGGAGGCCGAGCTGCGCTTCGTCCTCGGACACGAGCTCGGCCACCTCGCCTTCGGGCACTTCGCCCTCCCGCTGCCGGCCACGGCCCTGGCGGGGGAAGGCTCGGGGCGGATCGTCCGGAACACCACGGCCCTCCGGCTGTACCAGTGGAGCCGGGCCGCGGAGAGCAGCGCGGACCGCGCGGGACTGCTGTGCGCCAGGGACGCCGAGGCCGCCGCGAGCGCCCTGTTCAAGCTGGCGAGCGGTATGACCTCCGCGCCCGTGAAGTCCGAGCTGCGGGCCCATACACGCCAGGTCGATGCGCTGCTGTCCGGAGCCTCGGCTCGGGAGAAACCCCGCGAGGACGAGGAGACGCTCGGCCTCTTCAGCACCCACGCTTTCGGTCCGCCACGGCTGCGCGGTATCGCGGCATTCGCCAGGACGAGGACCTTCCTGAGGATCGCGGGCCGCTACGCGAGCGAGGAGGGGCACCTGGACGAGGATGCAGACCGCCTCCTGGCGGATGACCTCCGGGAGCTGGAGCCTCCCTCGCAGCAGGAGGAGATGCCCGCGCATGCCGAGTTGCCGCGACGGGCCCAGGAGACGACCCTCTCCGAGAGGGCCCGGCTGGTGCAGCACCTCACCCTGGTGGCGGCCCCGGATGGAAACGTGTCCGACGAGGGATTCCTGGAGCTGCGGCGTGTGGCCGAAGCGCTCTCCGTGCCCGCCTGGCTCGTGGACGAGGCGCTCCGAGCCGCCTCACACCCTCTGGACTGACCGGACTCCGCTATCGTTTGGATCATGGGGCTTCCTGGTGACCTGATCGGCCCGTACCGGCTGAGGCATTTGATTGGCAGCGGCGGCATGGGACGAGTCTTCGCCGCCGTCCACGAACGTATGGAGCAGGAGGTCGCGCTCAAGCTCCTCTCGCCGGATGCGGCGCGGGACCCCCAGCTCGTCGCCCGATTCATTCAGGAGGCGCGCGCCCTGGCGCGACTCCAGCATCCCGGTGTCGTGCGCGTTCATCAATGCGACCGGCTCGATGACGGCACGGTCTACCTCGCGATGGAGCTCCTCGCCGGTCTCTCCCTTCGCGACTGGATGCGAAGCCACCCAGGCCCCGTACCGCTCGAGACCGCGTTGGCCATCGGCTGGCAGATCGCGGACGTGATGGCCGACATTCACGCGAAAGGGATCGTCCATCGGGATCTGAAGCCCGAAAACGTCTTCCTGTGCCCCGACGAGAGCATCGCACCAGGCCACCGGATCAAGCTCCTGGATTTCGGTATCGCCAAGGTGCCACCAGCCGCGACTGGAGCGCATGGGGATACGCAGGTGCAGACCGTGGCGCCCATCTTCCTCGGTACCGCCGCGTACATGGCACCCGAACAATGTCGGAACGCGGCGGATATCGACGGCCGCGCGGATGTGTATGCGTTGGGAGTGTTGCTCTACGAGCTCCTCGCCGGGCACCTTCCGTTCATCTCCGATACGTCCATCGAAATGCTCTCGCTCCACCTGCATGCGGAACCACCGCCTCTGCAGTCCGTCGTGCCAGCGCTCCCGGGGGCACTCTCCACCTTCATCACCACCGCCATGCTCGCCAAGGCGCCCTCGGAGCGGCCGACGATGCTCCAGTGCCGGGACAAGCTGGGCCAGCTCTGGGAGGGCGGGCAGGACGAGTGCCCCCTCCCAGGACTCGCGCCCTTCACGGAGGCCCAGGTCGAGCTGTTCTTCGGGCGCAAGGCGGAGATCGACGAGTTGTTGAGACAGCTCGAGAGGGCACGTACGGGCGAGCGGCGCTGGATTCAGATCGAAGGGCCGAGTGGCATCGGAAAGTCCTCACTGGTCCAGGCAGGGCTCCTGCCCCGATTGAAGGAGAACCGTCCCCAGGACGCCCCGCTGTGGCGAATCGCCAGCATGCGACCCTCCGACGAGCCACTGCGCGGTCTCGCACTGGCGCTCGTCGCGGCCTATACGGGCACGGGCCTCGAACAGACCCCAGAGGAGCTCGAGCACGCGTTCCGTACGGATCCCGGAGCCCTCCGGACCCTGGTGACGGAGCACATGCCTCCAGGCTGTTGCTTGCTGCTGGTCCTCGAACAGATGGAGGAACTCTTCACGATTGGCGCGGCGGATTGCCCCCGGTTGGACGAGCTCGTGGCCACCGCGCTCGCCGCGACCGGCTCCCCCCTGCGGCTGCTCACGACCCTGCGCAGCGACTTCATCCACTGTCTGGAGCGGATGCCCCTCCTCGCGCGCCAGCTCAACGAGGCCACGCGCCATCACTTGAGCCCGATGGATCAGGAAGCACTCACGCAGGTGATCCAGGGAATGGCCAGGCGTGCGGGGCTGCGGCTCTCCGAGGGCCTTCCAGCCCGGATGGTCCAGGACGTCAGGAACGAAGGGAGTCAGCTTCCGCTGCTCGGCCATGCGCTCCGTGGGCTCTGGTCGCTGCGCAGCGGCTCGCTCCTGACGCACGAACGCTATGAACAGCTCGGCGGTGTCGGAGGCGCGCTGGCGCGGCAGGCCGAGCAACTCCTGGACGGCCTGGGTGAAGAGGGGCGAGAGCGCGCGAAGTGGATCCTCCTGGAGCTCGTGCAGGTGGGCCGGGGTGTCCCCGATACCCGCCGTCCGCGAACCAGGCAGGAGGTGGTCGTGGCGGCGGGCGGCGGTGAACGTGCCGAGCAGGTATTGATGTGGCTGTCCGGGATGAGGACCGGGGCTCCGGACGACGAGGCTCCGGGGCTGCGGCTCGTCGTGCTCTCCGGAGGACCGGAGCCCACGCAGCAACGTGTCGACCTGGTCCACGAGACCCTGCTCCAGAAGGTGCCATCCCTCGCGGAGTGGATCGAGCGTGAGCGCGTGCCGCTCGAGCGGCATGCCGCTCTGGAGGCGGCCGCGCACGAGTGGGAACAGGCGGAGTGTCGGGCCGATTGGCTGCCTTCGGGCACCCTGCTGGCGCACTATCGTGGGCACACGGGCCCCACACGCCCGCGCGATCAGTTCACGCGGATGACGAGTGACCGCGCGATGCGCTTCCTCGATGCCGCGCAACGGCTCGACCGGCGGCGCACCTGGATCAAACGCACGCTGATGCTCGCATCGGCCGTGGCCATGGCGGCGATCGTGCTCTTCGCGGTTCGCGCCGAGGAAGCACGACGGCGGGCCGAGGCAAGTGAGGCTCGTGCCCTCCAGGAGCAACAGAACGTCAAGGAGCTCCTCCAGCAGCTCTCCGCAGTCATGAGTGATTTCGTCTCGAATGCGGATTGGGAGCTCGGCAGGCTCTCGGGCACGCTCGACATCCGGCGGAAGCTGCTGCGCGCCTACGAGGAGAGGCTGGCCTCGTTCCAGGAACAGCATCGCCAGAGGCCCGAGATACGTGGGACGATCATTGAAACCAAACACCGGCTTGGGGACCTCGCGTTCCTCGATGGTTCGCTCGATGAGGCGGATACCCACCTGAAGGGTGCATGGGAGGAGCTTCACCGGAACCTCGAGCTCCAGCCCGAGGACAAGTTCCTCACGTTCCTGCTGGGACTGAATCACTCGAAGCGCGGGAAGGTCGCACTGGCGCTCGGCCACCTGGATGAGGCCGAGCGCCATTTCGGTGAAGCCCTCACGCTCTTCGAACGCCCACCCGTGGAGGGCAACGCCGACGAGATCAGGGACTACAGGCGGACCCTCGCGACGAGCCTGTCCGAGCAGGCGGACCTGGAGCTCGAGAGGGGTCGAACAGCGGCTGCGGCCTCATTGAATGAGCGAGCCCTCCTGCTCTTCGAACATAATCGCGACAAGGATTACGATCGCGCCCTGCTGGCAGAAGCGCTCTGCCAGGTCGGGGAAATACACCGCCGGGGCGGAGACCTGAAGACAGCGAGCATCGCTCTCGCGCAGGCGCTGGAGCTCGAAGATTCACTCGTCCGCTCCAACCCGGGGAACGAATACTTCCGGTGGATTCTGGCCCGGATTCACATCGCACTCGCGGAACTCCGGGTCACGGAGGGCCGACTCGGCTCCGCGGACCTCCACTACCACGAGGCGCAAGACCTGGGACGAGCGCTGCGCAAGGGAGAGCCAGAAAACAAGCGCTACGCGCTGGCCCTGAGCCAGGGCCTGTACGGGGACGAACACCTGGCGCACACCCGAGGCGACCCGACCCACGCCAGACACGTACGCGATGAGCGATGTGCGCTGGTGAACGAATTCCTGAGCAAGGACCCGCGGGACGTCCGCTTCCAGCGGCTGGCCTGCCACTGAAGCCGAGCCCGAAAAAATAAAAAGAAATCGGTCGCGCTCGATCCGTGCGCGGATGGCGTCCATGAAGATCGGGATCCCTCTTCCTCCTGGACCAGAATTCCATGAACGAGCCGAACGACACACCCCGGAGCGGGTTGATCCTCCTGTCCCAACCCGAGCAGATCGGCATCTCGCCGAGGGACATGACCGGCGCGCTGCCGGATGCCTACAAGCTCCTACCCCGGCTGGATGTCGAACTGGACATGGCGGAGATCGCCAGGCAGGCGGTCCACTCTCGTGATTGGGGCAAGGCCCAGCGCACGCTTGAGGAGTTGTTCCGCACGAAGCTCGCGCCGCTCCGGGAGAAACACCCCGACTATCGGCTCGTGTACTTCGGTTCCTCGCCCGTCCCACTCGCGCTCTACCTTGGTTTCCTGCTCTACACCTGGCAGCAGGTGGAGGTCATCCCGCACCACCATGCGCGACGAGCCTGGGGATGGTTCCCCGAGCCCGGAAGAGCCCCTGCCCGCCTCGCGCGGGTACAACTGCCGGATTACAGGGATCAGTCATCGGGTGTCGCCGTCATCCGGGTCTCGACGTCACACCGCGTCGATCCCCATATGACGCAGCGGG contains:
- a CDS encoding M48 family metallopeptidase translates to MAHVNPILFQSATERRLRDELLADKDIQRALRHLDEHPAGSASLARRRRLLSDAFRLTHSTAPGIMGALASCQETLGYEGTVEVFVHPEPGLRVAAVHRPPETPAIVLSARLLEVLPEAELRFVLGHELGHLAFGHFALPLPATALAGEGSGRIVRNTTALRLYQWSRAAESSADRAGLLCARDAEAAASALFKLASGMTSAPVKSELRAHTRQVDALLSGASAREKPREDEETLGLFSTHAFGPPRLRGIAAFARTRTFLRIAGRYASEEGHLDEDADRLLADDLRELEPPSQQEEMPAHAELPRRAQETTLSERARLVQHLTLVAAPDGNVSDEGFLELRRVAEALSVPAWLVDEALRAASHPLD
- a CDS encoding serine/threonine-protein kinase; protein product: MGRVFAAVHERMEQEVALKLLSPDAARDPQLVARFIQEARALARLQHPGVVRVHQCDRLDDGTVYLAMELLAGLSLRDWMRSHPGPVPLETALAIGWQIADVMADIHAKGIVHRDLKPENVFLCPDESIAPGHRIKLLDFGIAKVPPAATGAHGDTQVQTVAPIFLGTAAYMAPEQCRNAADIDGRADVYALGVLLYELLAGHLPFISDTSIEMLSLHLHAEPPPLQSVVPALPGALSTFITTAMLAKAPSERPTMLQCRDKLGQLWEGGQDECPLPGLAPFTEAQVELFFGRKAEIDELLRQLERARTGERRWIQIEGPSGIGKSSLVQAGLLPRLKENRPQDAPLWRIASMRPSDEPLRGLALALVAAYTGTGLEQTPEELEHAFRTDPGALRTLVTEHMPPGCCLLLVLEQMEELFTIGAADCPRLDELVATALAATGSPLRLLTTLRSDFIHCLERMPLLARQLNEATRHHLSPMDQEALTQVIQGMARRAGLRLSEGLPARMVQDVRNEGSQLPLLGHALRGLWSLRSGSLLTHERYEQLGGVGGALARQAEQLLDGLGEEGRERAKWILLELVQVGRGVPDTRRPRTRQEVVVAAGGGERAEQVLMWLSGMRTGAPDDEAPGLRLVVLSGGPEPTQQRVDLVHETLLQKVPSLAEWIERERVPLERHAALEAAAHEWEQAECRADWLPSGTLLAHYRGHTGPTRPRDQFTRMTSDRAMRFLDAAQRLDRRRTWIKRTLMLASAVAMAAIVLFAVRAEEARRRAEASEARALQEQQNVKELLQQLSAVMSDFVSNADWELGRLSGTLDIRRKLLRAYEERLASFQEQHRQRPEIRGTIIETKHRLGDLAFLDGSLDEADTHLKGAWEELHRNLELQPEDKFLTFLLGLNHSKRGKVALALGHLDEAERHFGEALTLFERPPVEGNADEIRDYRRTLATSLSEQADLELERGRTAAAASLNERALLLFEHNRDKDYDRALLAEALCQVGEIHRRGGDLKTASIALAQALELEDSLVRSNPGNEYFRWILARIHIALAELRVTEGRLGSADLHYHEAQDLGRALRKGEPENKRYALALSQGLYGDEHLAHTRGDPTHARHVRDERCALVNEFLSKDPRDVRFQRLACH